The Triticum aestivum cultivar Chinese Spring chromosome 3A, IWGSC CS RefSeq v2.1, whole genome shotgun sequence genome includes a region encoding these proteins:
- the LOC123057632 gene encoding extradiol ring-cleavage dioxygenase: protein MATFFLSHGGPTLCVDETIPAWSFFKSWLPAAVAGAQPPRAILVVSAHWETAMPAVNVVPGINDTIHDFSGFPESMYQLKYPAPGAPDLAMRTKELLEQAGFGPVEEHHGRGLDHGAWVPLMLMYPEADIPVCQLSVHAGRDGTYHYNLGKALAPLRADGVLVLGSGSATHNLSKMTLYEAPVPQWASDFDTWLEDSLMGGRYDDVNRYDERAPYGKVAHPSPEHFHPLHVALGAAGDESKAELIHRSWTNTNHSYASYRFTEKN from the exons ATGGCCACCTTCTTCCTATCGCACGGCGGCCCCACGCTCTGCGTCGATGAGACGATCCCGGCGTGGAGCTTCTTCAAGTCCTGGCTGCCCGCGGCGGTCGCGGGCGCGCAGCCGCCGCGTGCCATCCTGGTGGTATCGGCCCACTGGGAGACGGCCATGCCGGCGGTCAACGTCGTTCCCGGCATCAACGACACCATACACGACTTCTCCGGGTttcccgagtccatgtaccag CTGAAGTACCCTGCTCCTGGCGCCCCCGATCTGGCCATGAGGACCAAAGAGCTCCTCGAACAAGCCGGGTTCGGTCCCGTGGAGGAACACCACGGCCGTGGGCTCGACCACGGTGCATGGGTGCCGCTGATGCTGATGTACCCGGAGGCTGACATCCCGGTGTGCCAGCTCTCGGTTCATGCCGGCCGCGACGGCACCTACCATTACAACCTCGGCAAGGCGCTGGCTCCCCTCAGAGCGGACGGCGTCCTCGTCCTCGGCTCCGGGAGCGCGACGCACAACCTGAGCAAAATGACACTTTACGAGGCGCCGGTGCCGCAATGGGCCTCCGACTTCGACACCTGGCTTGAGGATTCGCTCATGGGTGGAAG GTACGACGACGTGAACCGCTACGATGAGAGGGCGCCCTACGGCAAGGTGGCGCACCCATCACCGGAACATTTTCATCCGCTGCACGTCGCGCTCGGCGCCGCGGGGGACGAGTCCAAGGCGGAGCTGATCCACCGTAGCTGGACCAACACCAACCACTCGTATGCGTCGTATCGTTTCACCGAGAAGAACTGA